TGCTATGATATTTGCTAAAGTTGCAGACCttttcttcccccccccccccccccccccccccccccccctctcatcTGGATCACTTTTCTTCCCATTCTATTTTTCTTTCATTAAGTTTATTTGTTTTAGGACACGAGCAAGAAGTCACCAATGGAACTGATCAACGAGGTACCTCCAATCAAGGTTGATGGTCGCATTGCTGTCTGTGAAGGGGGTAGGCACCAAAGCTGAATATGCAAACTCTGTTTATCTTGCACATTCTCAAACTGATGATCATATCATACATTTTATGTAAAACTGACTTACCTGTGTGCTTGctgcattgtttcagcttctgaAGGTGTTGGACTTGGCCACCCGATCGAGTATATTTGCCTTGATCTGGAGGCACCTAATGTATGCAAATACTGCGGTCTCCGTTATGTTCAAGTTCACCATCACTAAATAGGGAAGATATTGGCGTTTACTGCTGCAGAAGTTTGGAGTTGAGGAGTTTATGCATGCACATTTGTTTCACAATGTTCTGCTAGTGTACTTTGTACTATGCTTGAGGGCAAAATATTACCTTTGATGATCATCCTCTTTCCAGATGACTTTTTAATAATCTTGTGTTAACTGTGGGTTGATTTTTCTATAGACGAATATGCTCCCTTTCAGAATCTATACAAGTTATGTGTATTGAAATCCTACTCTGAATATGAAAAGTACGGAAATAATTCTGAGGGCAGTTTAATCTCAGAAGTTTTAATTTTGTGGAGATCCATGATCCAAGCGATTTCCTTGCTGAGCCAGTTTGACTTACTTTTGGGACCCATGTGCTTAAGTGCCGTGCTTCCTTCGACTCAGAATTTTTTCCAGTCTTCCACGGATTCGTTGAGCAGCTTTCCTGGTTGTGTATCCATCTACATCTTCATGTTCCTACAAGATCAAAGTGTTTTAGTGACTTCAGAAGTTCAAATAAGTAAAATGTATGTACTTGATTAAAGTCATAGTTCAACTTGATTGTTCAAATAAATAAAATGTATGTTACTTGATTCAAGTCATAATTCAACCTGATTGTGAATAAGAACACTGACGCGTTGTATCGAAGTGAACAAAAAAAATTTCCAGCATTTTTATGGCCTTTTGGTTATCAATGACATTAAATTCCTAAACTACCCTTCCCTTGCATTTGAAAAAGCCCAAGCCTGTTAGTATAGGGGCAAATCGGCATGACCTGGACGCTGAAAAGGACCAAAGTGCAAAAACGGTCATTAACTGAAAATAACCTCTTTCCACTGGCCACACAAAAACCATTTGGCCACTCAGATTCCGAGTCATCCCAGAGGCCAAAGGACGCTAGGATTTATTCACGCAAGTGATTGATCTTCTCCATGCCTCGTAACAACAATCCCTTCGACGAAGAAAATGTCAATCCTACCGCGGTATTCATGGTCACTCAAATTCATATTCTTTCCAATGATCATTTCATCTATAAACAACGATTTTCTATAGTTCAATCTATTCTCTTGGAAGAAGTCACGTGTTGGATGATCTTGCATCAATACCTCTAGATTATGTGAACAATTTGTTCTAAATGCACCAATGTTCCTCTGGTTGGGAACGTTTGGGATTT
This DNA window, taken from Miscanthus floridulus cultivar M001 chromosome 13, ASM1932011v1, whole genome shotgun sequence, encodes the following:
- the LOC136501223 gene encoding NADH dehydrogenase [ubiquinone] iron-sulfur protein 6, mitochondrial-like, which codes for MATATRRLFPALLKTLAPAGARGLSTEKAVGVAAVVGSHTAKWMQDTSKKSPMELINEVPPIKVDGRIAVCEGASEGVGLGHPIEYICLDLEAPNVCKYCGLRYVQVHHH